AGCCACGTTTGATGGACGCATATGGAATTATGAAACTAACGTTACTCTGCGCtgttaaaatctgttttttttttattcataggtTCTGATCCTTGATGGCAGGGGCCATCTACTCGGTCGTCTTGCCGCTATTGTGGCCAAGCAAGTGCTGCTGGGTAAGTTTAGGctttttaagatgtaatttataaACAGTTTCAACGACAacacgttactgcgcatgcgcgcttttgtggccctaacttaacttccagTAGACTTTCAAATAAGCAATAACATCAGCTAAATAGTCCCTCTAGTGTAGATTATTTTGATAAGCAAAATACTTTTACTGCGTAAATCAGACTCattgaaaatgcaaatgtattctctgccagcagggggTGCTTTAAAGCGGGAGACACTGAGTTCACAgacgctgctttatcagacattacATGCAAGGTGAAATCAAAATGACATCGAAAATTTTCTTAAgatagtcttccttcagaaatgcaGTGATTATAAACCCCCGTGCATCATTTTGATTTGTAAATGTGCAGTacatgctcatgtttattcaacgaagccttttttgGAAAATCGGTCAGTTGATATTGTGGCGAGCGCCACAAATGTATGGTAAACCTCACACTGCACAACCACCGGAGCCCAACATCAGTCTAGCGTTACTCATCACTTGTGTTTGTAGATGGCGCCGTAGGCAGACTGGTAAACCAACACAGGCTGGAAGTTAACTTTGGGCCAGGCGCCTTCACCCAATGAAACGGCCTATAGTCACTTAGTATTTCTTGCTCAAGTTGGGTGAAATGTCATTAAGAGTTTGATTAACAAAGTTGTCAGTCATGTGCATGAAGTGTACGTGTTTCAACAGCTGTTTGTCTCACGTATGTGTATATAATTTTAAGTAGCCATACTTTATTTACAGGCCACAAAATTGTGGTGGTGAGGTGTGAGGGTATCAATATCTCTGGAAACTTCTACCGCAACAAATGTAAGTATGTTTTAAATGCACTGATTTAATCAATGTGAAACTGTTGACCATCGGTAGTAAATGGGATGGTTTGTGTGCAGTGAAGTACTTAGCTTTTCTCCGCAAGAGGATGAACACCAACCCTTCCCGTGGACCGTATCACTTCAGAGCCCCCAGCAGAATCTTCTGGAGGACAGTAAGAGGTGAGAGCATTATTTTTTTGGCTGTCACGGATGCATTGCAATGGCTGCACTTCAAACAATGATGAATACTATTATCCCGAATCTGAGCCCAGTTTGATGATACCAAACTACGGATCTGACTACTGAGTTTGTCACAAATCATTTGTGATCAGTTTCACCCTTTCAGTGGATGGGTAGATTTAATGTTGACTTTCTTGAACAGGTATGCTTCCACATAAAACCAAGAGGGGTCAGGCTGCTCTGGATAGGCTGAAAGTGTTTGATGGCATCCCTCCTCCTTACGACAAGGTAGCTTATTCTGACACTGCTTATTTCACAAATACTGTCAATGATGACCATAAACCGCCTTGTTTGAATGTCAGCTGAGAACAAACCCATCTGAAACTGAGACATTTCTGCTTCTATAGTTAGAAGTAGTCTTTTTTTCTTGTGGTTTCTCATgtgtttgtgttccacagagaaaGCGCATGGTCGTCCCAGCTGCCCTCAAGATTGTGCGTCTGAAGCCCACTCGCAGAGTAAGTCTTATGGAATTTTTTTTCGATATATGAAATTGCTTTTTGTCAGTGATGTTTTCCACAGTAAGTATGAGTTTAACGACCATGAGTCCACTTCATGCACTACCAACTGAGACAAAGAGCAGCAGACGCTTACCCTGACTAAGATGTCCAGAATATTCAACACAGATTTCTGCATTTTAATTCTGGTTTTTGATTTAAAGACAATGTTGTGCCCCATAGTAACCTTTTTCTGATGTCTCGTTAATTGTAGTTTGCCCTGCTTGGACGTTTGGCCCATGAAGTTGGTTGGAAGTACCAGGCTATCACCGCCACTCtggaggagaagaggaaggagaaGGCCAAGCTGCGCTACACAAAGAAGAAAACTGCGATCAAGCTGACCAAACAGGCAGAAAAGAACGTTGAAAGCAAAATCGCAGAATATACTAAAGTTCTTAAACATTATGGTGTCCTTGTTTGAGCTGTCCCTGCAGCCAgtccaaataaatgtttatagAAACTATTGTCTTGAGTTGGTTGTTTctttaagaatgtttttcaaatggcATATTGGGTTTAGTAAATTGTCACGGTTAAAATTCCTGTGGCTCCATTTCTGCATAGGTTATGTTTGACTAGAATGGAAGGAAGTGTTAAATGTTTTAAGTTATGCTTGCTTGATACAACATTCATACGGagtattgtttattttaagcTTGAGTTTAGTATAAATTTATACTTGTTTCTATAATGTGTTTGTttggttaaactttatttttatttttttcctctcctcGTAGAAGCCTTCTGGAGCATTTGTGCTCCTAATTAAGAACCCTAGAAAGCCAAGGTTATCATCACGAAATAtagaggtgctggtcatataattagattatcaaagtttatttcactaaatcCACtcagaaagtgaaacttgtatattacattcattacacagactaaatttcaaatgttcttttaaatttgataactgacaactaaggaaaatcccaaattcagtatctctgaAAATTAGAGTATTGTGATAAGGTTCAATCAGCTAATTAGCTCAAAACCCCTGCAAAGCCCTTTAAATGGTCTCAgtttagttctgtaggctacacaatcatggggaagactgctgacagttgtccaaaagacgaccattgacaccttgcacaaggagggcaagacacaaatggtcattgcaaaagaggctgactGTTCAccgagctctgtgtccaagcacattaagagaggcgaagggaaggaaaagatgtggtagaaaaaaaatgtacaagcaATAAGAgaaaccgcaccctggagaggattgtgaaacaaaagccATTCAAAAATGTAGGGGAGAtgcacaaagagtggactgcagctggagtcagtgcttcaagaaccactacgcacagatatgcaagacatgggttttagctgtcacattccttgtgtcaagcaactcttgaacaacagacagcgtcagaagcgtgtctcgcctgggctaaagacaaaaaggactggactactgctgagtggtccaaagttatgttctccgatgaaagtaaattttgcacttCCTTTTGGAAATATACATTTGCTGTTAGCTTGAGTAGGTTTGCGGACGTATAAGGTTGGGCCTGTCTTTTAGCATGTTCACCACTAAGGTacattaaatgctgtttttattacatGTAAGATTTGCTCTACTAAATAGAAAGTGATTTTCGATGTAATCTGTTAGTTTTCTGCATTGCCTAGAGGCACTGTAAACATTTGAAACCTTTCATGAAAGTGAGAATTATAACAAAAAAGTTTCAGCTACATTGTGTAGGGGGGAAATATTGAAAgccaattacaatttttttttgtcaaatgaaGTCTTAAAAAATGCAAAAGGGGGAAAACATGTATTTTCCGTGAGTATGTGTGCCGTTAAGCTTATTTTGATGTTGAATGTGTAACTCTAATTTCAGACACGCGTTTCGATGCttcccttgtgtttttttttttttttttttttttttactaaaatttttATCAGGCTAACtccagtcgggcatataaagatgtctATCACTTAAAAAGACTGAGACGAGCTTTAATGTCGAGTACCACTACAGAATATACCCAATTACTAATTTACATATAGTTACTAATTAGCTGATCTAAACACTATGACACAAGAGGCTGTATATCTCCTTTTGAGCAAAGCCGAACCAATTTCACTTCCCAACAACCCAAGTGTGTATGAACGAGATTtcagtgttctgattggttgagaaaATATAATAAAGAGTAAAAAATGGACTGTGTGGCAACTTTTGTTTAGTGTGCAAAAATCTGCTTGGGCAAACAAACACTCCCCCAGTGTTGGGCAAGCTACTTGGAAAATGTAGTGAGCTAAGCTACCAGTTACTCTACAGTAAATGATGCTTCACTACACTGAAGCTACCCCCTGGGAAATGTAGCAAGCTTAGCTACATCAACAGTAGCTTGCTACATCTaagctacttttaaaattaaatttttatgttgAACACGTTTTATTACAAGTCAATGCTATCTCAGTGCTCAAAACTGTCAGTCAAACAGATAGGCAGGTGTAATTGTTTAGTTCAATTGTGTATTGTTTTCCTTATCAATttggcaacaaaaacaatcaaaatacatgtaattcaCGTAATAATGTACACACAAGTATGTGTACGCACCTGTTTGCATGGGCATGCTTAATATAGgcctttgcagaacaaaatgcaatgtgaatgtctttggaaacccagctaaattgatttattttctgatttactgttttctacattaaataatcCTAAAGAACATTATGTGGAAATATAatcttgataacatttaaattataattaaataatataatcatatcagtgatttaaatcaaactttaatggggtttttaaattcacaaattcttaatttagcaCGAGGGCATGTGCTATTTTCCCCTTTGTTTACAATATATCTGAAATGTGATTTTCTTAACAAGGGAAaacgcttttttttctttctaccaaCAGATAGAAAAAAAGATAGCTAGAAAGTGCTTAGTTTGTGAAGATGCTAATCAAATCTATTTAAAAGTTCCTTATATTGTCtttcaataaaaataacttgGTTATTACTAAAAGTTTgtcttttttaaaagtttttttgaggaggttatgatgatgatgaacaaATATGTTATTCCCTCAGAATTAACAGTGCCATTTTAAACCCCTTCAATGCAGCTTTTATGTATAATTCTTGTGATACATTGTTTGCCTCTTTCACAATGCGTtattaaaaagtgtgtttttaattattgtttaatatttcacaagtttatatttcataatttatatttaatttaattttaatgtaatctTTGTTTCTCGTATTTGCCATGTAATTTCTAATATTGTAATATCATCAATAGTAGGCTAATTAGAGTTTATAAATAgtgttattttatcattatttatatactatcgTAGTATTGATTATTTTTGAGAATTAGCTGTCACttctatattttatatgtaactttagtttaaagtaattttaatttgatttttatttcgtttttatCTTTAACATTTCCATataggtttaatttatttataatttagttttagtcatttagtACTtgtaagttttttatttatttattattattatctgataTTTGCATctcctggtggttccagctaacccattgtttcatcacaacttctctatacagctgggttcgtcaaccataactccttccaggacagccagaaacctaggagttgtcatggatcatcagttaagcttcacagaccacattgctacaacgacctggtcctgcagatttgccctatacaacattaggaagttcctgtcagagcaagcctgccaacttcttgtccaagctcttgttctctccagactggactattgtaatgctctcctggcgggccttcctgcatgtactatcaagcctctgcaactgatccagaatgcagcagcgagggttatcttcaatgagccaaaaaaagctcacgttactcttctcttcatcaggttacactggctaccattagccgctcgcatcaaattcaaggtactgatgcttgcctaccagacgaccactggcatggcaccatcttacctaaactcactggttaaatcttacaTGCCCTctagaagtttgcgctctgctagtgaacgacgccttgtggtgccatcctgaagaagttcaaaatcactctcacggcccttttcctggactgtgccgagctggtggaatgacctcccaatctcaattcatacagctgagtctttactcatttacaagaaacatctaaagacccatctttttcgcCACCATTTAACCAACAAATATTAGCACTTttctttcttgtctttcatacatatatatatatatacagtacagaccaaaagtttggacacaccttctcattcaaagagttttctttattttcatgactatgaaaattgtagattcacactgaaggcatcaaaactatgaattaacacatgtggaattatatattgaattatatacataacaaaaaagtgtgaaacaactgaaaatatgtcatattctaggttcttcaaagtagccaccttttgctttgattactgctttgcacactcttggcattctcttgatgagcttcaagaggtagtcacctgaaatggtcttccaacggtcttgaaggagttccccgagagatgcttagcacttgttggcccttttgcctcctgtctgcggtccagctcacccctaaaccatctcgattgggttcaggtccggtgactgtggaggccaggtcatctggcgcagcaccccatcactgtccttcttggtcaaatagcccttgatgccttcagtgtgactctacaatttatATAAACCCTGGCTATgcattctgtactagactaactgtaACTTGTCATGGcaattgtatactgttgttgttctcttgttgatctgattgtttctattgttctcatttgtaagtcgctttggataaaagcgtctgctaaatgattaaatgtaaatgtaatcttaTTTAGGTtcatttaaattactaaaaacgagttttatttatgtatagtTTAGTTAAAAAATAACAACGAAATAAATGTTTAGCTTTGTCTGGAAATAATGTTatcttaatcaaaaaaaaaattatgtctattaaaataacaataatacattttaagcgTGGTTAAggttttcaaaatgtttctggTTTATTCACTTGGTTTTTTTACGAGTAGAAATGTCTCCATCCTCAGTTTGTTTGTTGTCAGGCCGTCGCGTTGCGCATGCGCACAGGAGGCCATGTTGTTGTAGTTCGTAGGGACTGGACCGTCATATCCCTCCGCTACTGTATGTCTCTGCGATAATCACCCCCTCCCGTTTTTGACATCAGGGACACGTAAATAAACCGGAGGGCGCAAACGGTGACCCTCACAATGAATTTAACCCTGGATCTGTCGCGCAGAAACCCTCAGGAGGACTTTGAGCTGATCCAGAGGATCGGGAGCGGAACCTATGGGGATGTGTACAAGGTAAAGATCTACTGGGTCTCAGGACCTAGTAAGCTTCCTACCTAGAGTGTATTTTTGGCATCATTTACGTTTTCTAATTGTCAGAATGCGCCTATGGTTTCCAGAAAATTCTGTCTAGGTAGACAGCTCATTATGTATTAAGACACAGTCACttaactgaccagtgtaaccagTGAATGCGGGAGACAACAGATGTGTGTTTATACTGGACCGGAGTGTATCTGTTTTGTAGCAATTTTGCAACTCGGATATGGTGTAATATCCTAAAAGGGTGTAGAAATCTTTGTTTTCATAATGCACAGGGCCTAGCAGGTCTATTTAACCAGAGGAAGCCAGTGCATGGCTGTCAAACTCAAAGTCCTGCATCTCTTTATGTGCTTTATGACATAAACAAAGGCAAGAATTGACCAATACGTTGCAGATGCTGTGCAGTGGCAGATGGTCACTACTGAGGGCTGTTGCGAGGTGTTTGGGATCTAAGGGGGAGAGCAATTGCAATCAtgttaataaacattaaatgtgTCTGACTTCCTTTGGTGACAGGAAGTAGCTGAACTTTTAAATTGCAAGTgggtctgtgtgagtgtgtttactcACTTGTCCATCctgtttgtttgtaattgttCCCTCTTCCCCCTCGTTCCCACTTATGCCTTTCACACACGTTCACTCAATCAGAGGCTTGATGTAGGTGGAGAATGGAATGGGTTCATCTTGACATGTCTGAAATGTAAGACCAGAATAACTAAACCAACAAGCAAAATATTTTTCTGCCATCTCTACAGAGAGTAGACCTGAGATTGGGCCTCATATTCCCAGGGGTGTGAAAATATGATGTGGTTTCACAAATTCCCTGGCAGCGTTTGCCCAGGTTTTCCTCTATAGTAGTCAGTAATAAAATCTGGTTGATTCATGCAATATAATTCTGATTGCTTATATGTTCCTCCTGATTACAATTATCGATtagctattttaaaataataaagcagAAACAGCCCTGAGTATATTTATTAATGGACAGTGAAATGCCTCACTGCGGTCGGTTGAGGcactgtgcgagtgtgtgtgtgtgtgtgtgtgtgtgtatatgaaagTTATCTGATATTCTCCTTGTCCTAGTTTTGACAGGCATCACAGCTCTGTGAACATCAGTACACACATTTCACCAGCTTTTCATATGAAACTGTGATGAAGTGTTGgaaaatatttctttttctctttgtgtCTCTGGTGACATCATCCTCATTTCTGTTTGGTAGACAGATGTCCCTTCAGTTCGGTCTTTCAGATGAGgcttttgtgagtgtgtttgtgctttAACTTGTTAGAGAATATGCAaaattctgtgtgtgtttgtagaaatTCCTGAAAAACAC
The sequence above is drawn from the Carassius carassius chromosome 31, fCarCar2.1, whole genome shotgun sequence genome and encodes:
- the LOC132111525 gene encoding large ribosomal subunit protein uL13 isoform X1; amino-acid sequence: MADRFNKVLILDGRGHLLGRLAAIVAKQVLLGHKIVVVRCEGINISGNFYRNKLKYLAFLRKRMNTNPSRGPYHFRAPSRIFWRTVRGMLPHKTKRGQAALDRLKVFDGIPPPYDKRKRMVVPAALKIVRLKPTRRFALLGRLAHEVGWKYQAITATLEEKRKEKAKLRYTKKKTAIKLTKQAEKNVESKIAEYTKVLKHYGVLV
- the LOC132111525 gene encoding large ribosomal subunit protein uL13 isoform X2; the protein is MNTNPSRGPYHFRAPSRIFWRTVRGMLPHKTKRGQAALDRLKVFDGIPPPYDKRKRMVVPAALKIVRLKPTRRFALLGRLAHEVGWKYQAITATLEEKRKEKAKLRYTKKKTAIKLTKQAEKNVESKIAEYTKVLKHYGVLV